One segment of Anser cygnoides isolate HZ-2024a breed goose chromosome 37, Taihu_goose_T2T_genome, whole genome shotgun sequence DNA contains the following:
- the LOC136788449 gene encoding olfactory receptor 14A16-like, protein MYFFLLNLALLDLGTITSTVPKAMANSLWDTRAISFIGCVTQVFMFVTFVTAEFYLLTIMAYDRYVSVCKPLHYWTIMDSRTCVNMAAAAWGSTFLYSVLHTANTFSLPLCQGNALDQFFCEIPQILKLSCSDAYLREVAFLVFCFCSGTVRFAFLLLSYVQIFRAVLRMPSQQGQNKAFSTCLPHLAVVSLFISNIMFAYLKPLSMSSSSLDLLLAVLYSVVPPTLNPLIYSMRNKELKDAVISEKKVSEPSPELYNIETLSNMKSHTTAPLLLPVPSEELIAILCSTPGKIIHRENEAVIGDSQHVFTKGILCLTNLMVFYDKVTALVDRGRATDIIYLNLYNAFDNGPP, encoded by the exons atgtacttcttcctcctcaacctcgccctcctcgacctgggcacTATTACCAgcactgtccccaaagccatggccaattccctgtgggacaccagggccatttccttcATTGGCTGTGTTACTCAGGTCTTTATGTTTGTCACATTTGTCACAGCAGAGTTTTatcttctcaccatcatggctTATGACCGCTACGTTTCCGTCTGCAAACCCCTGCACTATTGGACAATAATGGACAGCAGAACTTGTGTcaacatggcagcagctgcctggggcagtacTTTTCTCTATtctgtgctgcacactgccaataccttttccctccccctatgccaaggcaatgccctggaccagttcttctgtgaaattccccagatcctcaagctctcctgctctgaTGCCTACCTCAGAGAAGTTGCATTCCTggtcttctgcttttgttcaggTACTGTacgttttgcttttctgttgctgtcctatgtgcagatcttcagggcagtgctgaggatgccctcaCAGCAGGGacaaaacaaagccttttccacatgcctccctcacctggctgttgTCTCCCTATTCATCAGCAATATCATGTTTGCCTATCTGAAGCCCCTCTCCATGTCCTCCTCATCCCTTGACCTTTTGCTGGCAGTTCTctactcagtggtgcctccaaCACTcaaccccctcatctacagcatgaggaacaaggagctcAAGGATGCTGTTA TCTCGGAGAAGAAAGTCTCTGAGCCCAGCCCTGAGCTCTACAACATcgaaacactctctaatatgAAGAGCCACACCACTGCCCCTCTGttgttgcctgtcccttctgaagagcttataGCCATCCTTTGCAGCACTCCAGGAAAGATcatacacagagaaaatgaggcggtgattggtgacagccaacatgtcTTCACTAAGGGCATAttatgcctgacaaatctgatGGTCTTCTACGATAAGGTTACAGCATTGGtagataggggaagagcaactgacatcatctacctgaaCTTGTACAATGCGTTTGACAATGGCCCCCCATGA